One segment of Mycobacterium spongiae DNA contains the following:
- the dxr gene encoding 1-deoxy-D-xylulose-5-phosphate reductoisomerase, with amino-acid sequence MWSRKRHNGWVTTSAGGYVGDSGDGHAERRLRVLVLGSTGSIGTQALEVIADNPDRFELVGLAAGGTQLDTLLRQRAETGVTNIAIADERAAQLAGDIPYRGSNAVTQLVQETEADVVLNALVGALGLRPTLAALESGARLALANKESLVAGGPLVLAAARPGQIVPVDSEHSALAQCLRCGAPEEVAKLVLTASGGPFRGWSAADLERVTPEQAGAHPTWSMGPMNTLNSASLVNKGLEVIETHLLFGIGYDRIEVVVHPQSIIHSMVTFIDGSTIAQASPPDMKLPISLALGWPHRVSGAAPACDFTAAQTWEFEPLDTDVFPAVEMARRAGEAGGCMTAVYNAANEEAAEAFLNGRIGFPAIVATIADVLRAADQWSAAPATVDDVLDAQRWARERAQRAVDTPRPVTISGMALERS; translated from the coding sequence ATGTGGTCGCGCAAACGGCACAATGGGTGGGTGACGACCTCCGCTGGTGGCTACGTTGGCGACTCCGGTGATGGGCACGCCGAGCGCCGCCTGCGCGTGCTCGTGCTGGGCAGCACAGGCTCGATCGGCACCCAGGCGCTCGAGGTCATCGCCGACAATCCCGACCGCTTCGAGCTAGTCGGATTGGCCGCAGGCGGGACCCAGCTGGACACTTTGCTGCGGCAACGCGCCGAGACCGGGGTAACCAATATCGCCATCGCTGACGAGCGTGCGGCGCAACTGGCCGGCGACATTCCGTACCGCGGATCCAATGCCGTCACCCAGTTGGTCCAGGAAACCGAGGCTGATGTCGTCCTCAACGCCTTGGTCGGGGCGCTGGGCCTGCGGCCGACGCTGGCCGCGCTGGAGTCGGGCGCGCGCCTCGCACTAGCCAACAAGGAATCACTGGTCGCCGGAGGACCGCTGGTGCTGGCGGCCGCTCGGCCCGGTCAGATCGTCCCCGTCGACTCCGAGCACTCCGCGCTGGCTCAGTGCTTGCGCTGCGGTGCGCCGGAGGAAGTCGCCAAATTGGTCCTGACGGCGTCCGGCGGCCCGTTCCGGGGCTGGTCGGCCGCCGACCTCGAGCGGGTCACTCCAGAGCAGGCGGGCGCCCATCCAACCTGGTCGATGGGACCGATGAACACCCTGAACTCTGCTTCGCTGGTCAACAAAGGCCTAGAGGTCATCGAAACCCACCTGCTGTTCGGCATCGGTTATGACCGCATCGAGGTCGTGGTGCACCCGCAGTCGATCATCCACTCGATGGTCACCTTCATCGATGGTTCGACGATCGCTCAGGCCAGCCCACCGGACATGAAGTTGCCCATTTCGCTGGCGTTGGGCTGGCCGCATCGGGTCAGCGGTGCTGCTCCTGCCTGCGATTTCACTGCCGCACAGACCTGGGAGTTCGAGCCGCTGGATACCGATGTGTTCCCGGCCGTGGAGATGGCCCGGAGAGCCGGCGAGGCCGGTGGCTGCATGACGGCGGTCTACAACGCCGCCAATGAGGAAGCCGCCGAAGCGTTCCTCAATGGCCGGATTGGCTTCCCTGCCATTGTCGCCACGATCGCCGACGTCTTGCGCGCTGCCGACCAATGGAGCGCGGCACCCGCTACCGTGGATGATGTGCTGGATGCGCAGCGCTGGGCTCGTGAGCGGGCGCAGCGCGCGGTCGACACACCACGACCCGTCACGATTTCCGGAATGGCTCTAGAAAGGTCCTGA
- a CDS encoding M50 family metallopeptidase: MMFVVGIVLFALAILISVALHECGHMWVARGTGMKVRRYFVGFGPTLWSTRRGETEYGIKGVPLGGFCDIAGMTPVEDLAPDEQERAMYKQATWKRVAVLFAGPGMNFAICLVLIYAIAVVWGLPNLHPPTEAVIGDTGCVAQEVAQGKLAECAGPGPAALAGIRAGDVIVQVGDTPVSTFDEMAAAVRKSHGTVPIVIERDGTKILTNVTIESTRRWVPDANGSQLEPATVGAIGVAASRSGPTQYGVFTAVPATFAFAGELTVEVGKALAAIPTKVGALMNAISGGQRDPETPMSVVGASIIGGDTVDHGLWVAFWFFLAQLNLILGAINLLPLLPFDGGHIGVAVFEKIRNMIRSARGKVAAAPVNYLKLMPATYVVLVFVVGYMLLTVTADVVNPIRLFQ, encoded by the coding sequence ATGATGTTCGTTGTCGGCATAGTGCTATTCGCGCTCGCCATTCTGATCTCCGTTGCCCTGCACGAGTGTGGACACATGTGGGTGGCGCGTGGCACCGGTATGAAGGTGCGTCGCTATTTTGTCGGCTTTGGCCCCACGTTGTGGTCCACCCGGCGAGGCGAGACCGAATACGGAATCAAAGGCGTTCCGTTGGGCGGTTTCTGCGACATCGCTGGCATGACCCCGGTCGAAGACCTCGCGCCCGACGAGCAGGAACGCGCGATGTACAAGCAGGCCACGTGGAAGCGCGTCGCCGTGCTGTTTGCCGGTCCCGGCATGAATTTTGCGATCTGCCTGGTGCTGATCTATGCCATCGCCGTGGTCTGGGGGCTGCCCAACCTGCATCCCCCGACCGAGGCCGTGATCGGCGATACTGGTTGTGTCGCACAGGAAGTGGCCCAAGGAAAGCTGGCCGAGTGCGCTGGCCCCGGGCCGGCCGCGCTGGCCGGAATTCGCGCCGGCGATGTCATCGTCCAGGTCGGCGACACACCAGTGTCCACGTTCGACGAGATGGCGGCCGCAGTGCGCAAATCCCACGGCACCGTTCCGATCGTCATCGAGCGCGACGGCACAAAGATCCTCACCAACGTCACCATCGAGTCGACCCGACGCTGGGTCCCCGACGCCAACGGCAGTCAACTCGAGCCGGCCACTGTCGGTGCGATTGGTGTGGCTGCCTCACGAAGCGGGCCCACGCAGTACGGCGTGTTCACCGCGGTGCCGGCCACGTTTGCTTTTGCCGGCGAGCTGACGGTCGAAGTGGGCAAAGCGCTGGCTGCGATCCCGACTAAGGTCGGCGCGCTGATGAACGCTATTAGTGGCGGGCAACGTGACCCGGAAACTCCCATGAGTGTGGTTGGCGCCAGCATCATCGGTGGCGACACGGTCGACCATGGGTTGTGGGTGGCCTTCTGGTTCTTCCTGGCCCAGTTGAACCTCATCCTGGGTGCTATCAACCTGCTGCCGTTGCTGCCGTTCGATGGTGGTCATATCGGCGTCGCGGTTTTCGAGAAGATTCGCAACATGATCCGTTCCGCCCGTGGCAAGGTGGCGGCCGCGCCCGTGAACTATCTCAAGCTCATGCCCGCAACGTATGTGGTCTTGGTGTTCGTGGTCGGGTACATGCTGTTGACCGTCACCGCCGATGTGGTCAACCCAATCAGGCTGTTCCAGTGA
- the ispG gene encoding flavodoxin-dependent (E)-4-hydroxy-3-methylbut-2-enyl-diphosphate synthase: MTIGLGMPEPPAPTLAPRRPTRQLMVGGVGVGSDHPVSVQSMCTTKTHEVNSTLQQIAELTTAGCDIVRVACPRQEDADALAEIARHSRIPVIADIHFQPRYIFAAIEAGCAAVRVNPGNIKEFDGRVGEVAKEAGAAGIPIRIGVNAGSLDKRFMQKYGKATPEALVESALWEASLFEEHGFGDIKISVKHNDPVVMVAAYELLAAQCDYPLHLGVTEAGPAFQGTIKSAVAFGALLSRGIGDTIRVSLSAPPVEEVKVGNQILESLNLRPRSLEIVSCPSCGRAQVDVYTLANEVTAGLDGLDVPLRVAVMGCVVNGPGEAREADLGVASGNGKGQIFVRGEVIKTVPEAKIVETLIEEAMRLASEMEDPADTDMNIGHDPGTTGSGSPIVTVS; encoded by the coding sequence GTGACCATTGGTCTGGGCATGCCGGAGCCCCCGGCGCCCACGCTCGCCCCGCGGCGCCCCACGCGTCAGCTGATGGTGGGCGGCGTCGGGGTCGGCAGCGACCATCCGGTCTCGGTGCAATCGATGTGCACCACGAAGACCCACGAGGTGAACTCGACCCTGCAGCAGATCGCCGAATTGACCACGGCGGGATGCGACATCGTCCGGGTGGCCTGCCCGCGTCAGGAGGACGCCGACGCCCTGGCCGAGATCGCCCGGCACAGCCGGATCCCGGTAATCGCCGACATCCACTTCCAACCCAGGTACATTTTCGCGGCCATCGAAGCAGGGTGCGCTGCGGTGCGCGTGAATCCGGGCAATATCAAGGAATTCGACGGTCGGGTCGGCGAGGTGGCCAAGGAGGCCGGGGCGGCGGGGATCCCGATCCGGATTGGTGTCAACGCCGGCTCGCTGGACAAGCGGTTCATGCAGAAGTACGGCAAGGCCACGCCGGAAGCGCTGGTCGAGTCCGCACTTTGGGAGGCCTCGCTCTTCGAGGAGCACGGCTTCGGCGATATCAAGATCAGCGTTAAGCACAACGACCCGGTGGTGATGGTCGCGGCGTACGAGCTGCTGGCCGCGCAGTGCGACTACCCGCTACACCTCGGCGTCACCGAGGCCGGTCCGGCGTTCCAGGGAACCATTAAGTCCGCGGTCGCCTTCGGCGCGCTGTTGTCGCGGGGTATCGGGGACACCATCCGGGTGTCCCTGTCGGCCCCGCCGGTCGAAGAAGTCAAGGTCGGCAATCAGATTCTCGAATCGTTGAACCTGCGGCCGCGTTCGCTGGAAATCGTGTCCTGTCCGTCGTGCGGTCGCGCTCAGGTTGACGTCTACACCCTGGCCAACGAGGTGACCGCGGGCCTCGACGGTCTCGATGTGCCGTTGCGGGTGGCGGTAATGGGGTGTGTCGTCAATGGTCCGGGTGAAGCGCGCGAGGCTGATCTCGGGGTTGCCTCGGGCAATGGCAAGGGCCAGATCTTTGTCCGGGGCGAGGTGATCAAGACCGTGCCCGAAGCGAAGATCGTAGAAACGCTCATCGAGGAGGCGATGCGGTTGGCCTCCGAAATGGAAGACCCGGCCGATACCGATATGAACATCGGTCACGATCCGGGGACGACGGGCAGCGGTTCGCCTATTGTGACCGTAAGCTAA